In one window of Blattabacterium sp. (Cryptocercus punctulatus) str. Cpu DNA:
- the serC gene encoding 3-phosphoserine/phosphohydroxythreonine transaminase → MKIHNFNAGPSILPKQVIKKSVKAVINYNQYGLSLLEISHRSKDFEEIMEKTTNLVKNLMNLNEDYSVLFLQGGATLQFTMVPYNLMQKEAAYLDTGIWANMAIEEAKKIGKVKILFSGREKKYVHISKNYKIPDEVDYFHCTSNNTIVGTQMKIFPNTSVPIICDMSSDIFSRKLNFCKFGLIYASAQKNVSSAGMTIVIVKKNILIKTQRNIPSYLDYKIHIKNKSIFNTPNIFSIYTSMLTLEWIKNKGGISILEKKNKEKSKLLYDEIDRNNLFENKIYKEDRSNMNVTFFLKKKNLKKKFDDMWKKENIIGLEGHRVLGGYRASIYNAIPLESVQVLIDVMKEFERIFS, encoded by the coding sequence ATGAAAATACATAATTTTAATGCTGGTCCTTCTATTTTACCAAAACAAGTTATTAAAAAATCAGTTAAAGCTGTAATTAATTATAATCAATATGGATTATCTTTGCTTGAAATATCTCATAGGAGTAAAGATTTTGAAGAAATAATGGAAAAAACTACTAATTTGGTAAAAAATTTGATGAATTTAAATGAAGATTATTCTGTTTTATTTCTTCAAGGAGGTGCTACATTACAATTTACCATGGTCCCATATAATTTAATGCAAAAAGAAGCAGCTTATTTAGATACAGGAATATGGGCTAATATGGCTATTGAAGAAGCGAAAAAGATTGGAAAAGTAAAAATACTTTTTTCTGGAAGAGAAAAAAAATATGTTCATATATCTAAAAATTATAAAATTCCAGATGAAGTAGATTATTTTCATTGTACTTCAAATAATACTATTGTTGGAACACAAATGAAAATATTTCCTAATACTTCTGTACCAATAATTTGTGATATGTCTTCTGATATTTTTAGTAGAAAATTAAATTTTTGTAAATTTGGATTAATCTATGCTTCTGCACAAAAAAATGTAAGTTCGGCTGGAATGACTATTGTTATAGTAAAAAAAAATATTTTAATAAAAACTCAAAGAAATATACCTTCTTATCTAGACTATAAAATTCATATTAAAAATAAAAGTATTTTCAATACACCAAATATATTTTCTATTTATACTTCTATGTTAACTTTAGAATGGATAAAAAATAAAGGAGGAATTTCTATTCTAGAAAAAAAAAATAAAGAAAAATCTAAATTATTATATGATGAAATAGATAGAAATAATCTATTTGAAAATAAAATTTATAAGGAAGATCGTTCTAATATGAATGTTACCTTTTTTTTAAAAAAAAAAAATCTAAAAAAAAAATTTGATGATATGTGGAAAAAAGAAAATATTATTGGATTAGAAGGTCATAGAGTTTTAGGTGGATATCGTGCTAGTATATATAATGCGATACCATTAGAAAGTGTACAGGTTTTAATTGATGTAATGAAAGAATTTGAAAGAATATTTTCATAA
- a CDS encoding shikimate kinase, whose product MKVTLIGYMGCGKTSIGKILSEKLKFFFYDLDSMIVQKKKDSIYNIFKKNGEIFFRKIEHLMLKKFLKKHKQYILSVGGGTPCYYNNIYLLNKYSKTFYLKTNIYTLYKRLYIEKKNRPIISHLSKNELFIFIMKHFSNRIFFYEKSSKIIDITGKSKKKIIKEIINNIE is encoded by the coding sequence ATGAAAGTAACTTTGATTGGATATATGGGTTGTGGGAAAACTTCTATAGGAAAAATTTTATCCGAAAAATTGAAATTTTTTTTTTATGATTTAGATTCTATGATAGTTCAAAAAAAAAAGGATTCTATTTATAATATTTTCAAAAAAAATGGAGAAATTTTTTTTAGAAAAATAGAACATTTAATGCTTAAAAAATTTTTAAAAAAACATAAACAATATATTTTATCTGTTGGTGGAGGGACACCTTGTTATTATAACAATATTTATTTATTAAATAAATATTCGAAAACATTTTATCTAAAAACCAATATTTATACATTATATAAAAGGCTATATATAGAGAAAAAAAATAGACCTATTATATCTCATTTATCTAAAAATGAATTATTTATATTTATTATGAAGCATTTTTCAAATAGAATTTTTTTTTATGAAAAATCTTCTAAAATAATTGACATTACTGGAAAATCCAAAAAAAAAATAATTAAGGAAATTATAAATAATATTGAATAG
- the hisC gene encoding histidinol-phosphate transaminase → MNIECEYMMNKNDFSNFNLNSLIRDNILKIDPYLSAREEYSYQGKKNSIFLDANENSFGAPLSFSNSYNRYPDPLQKELKRKISEIKKISSSKIFLGNGSDEIIDLIYRIFSRPNTDNVIIFPPTYGMYEVSGKIHGVDIVKIFLTEEEYQLNLKKIKNSVNPYSRIIFICSPNNPTGNDIKKEDIENIIKKFPGIVVLDEAYIDFSKKESFSLEIDKYPNLIILQTLSKSWGLAGLRIGIAISSEEIIQWMNKVKFPYNVSQISQKIAIQALNNKDLFFYHLKNILSERKYMEDSLTKIPIIDKVYPSSSNFILVKISFSSKNLYQHLVNKNIIVRDQSKIILCNECLRITVGTHEENEYLIDQMKKYSEKCS, encoded by the coding sequence ATGAATATTGAATGTGAATACATGATGAATAAAAATGATTTTTCAAATTTTAATTTGAATTCTTTAATCAGAGATAATATTTTAAAAATAGATCCTTATTTATCTGCTAGAGAAGAATATTCTTATCAAGGAAAAAAAAATTCTATATTTCTAGATGCCAATGAAAATTCTTTCGGGGCTCCTTTATCTTTTTCTAATTCCTATAATAGATATCCGGATCCATTGCAAAAAGAATTAAAAAGAAAAATATCAGAAATAAAAAAAATTTCTTCATCTAAAATTTTTTTAGGAAATGGAAGTGATGAAATTATTGATTTAATTTATCGTATTTTTTCTCGTCCCAATACAGATAATGTAATTATTTTTCCTCCTACATATGGGATGTATGAAGTTAGTGGAAAAATTCATGGAGTAGATATTGTAAAAATTTTTTTAACGGAAGAAGAATATCAATTAAATTTGAAAAAAATAAAAAATTCAGTTAATCCATACAGTCGGATCATTTTTATTTGTTCTCCAAATAATCCTACTGGAAATGATATAAAAAAAGAAGATATTGAAAATATCATAAAAAAATTTCCCGGTATTGTTGTTTTAGATGAAGCCTATATTGATTTTTCAAAAAAAGAATCTTTTTCTCTAGAAATAGATAAATATCCTAATTTAATTATTTTACAAACACTTTCTAAATCTTGGGGGCTAGCCGGATTAAGAATAGGAATTGCTATTTCTTCTGAAGAAATTATTCAATGGATGAATAAAGTGAAATTTCCCTATAACGTAAGTCAAATTTCTCAAAAAATAGCTATTCAAGCTCTTAATAATAAGGATTTATTTTTTTATCATTTAAAAAATATTCTTTCAGAAAGAAAATATATGGAAGACTCTTTAACAAAAATTCCTATTATAGATAAAGTATATCCTAGTTCTTCAAACTTTATACTAGTTAAAATTTCCTTTTCATCAAAAAATCTTTATCAACATTTAGTTAATAAAAACATTATTGTTAGAGACCAGTCTAAAATTATTTTGTGTAATGAATGTTTAAGAATAACAGTAGGTACTCATGAAGAAAATGAGTATTTGATAGATCAAATGAAAAAATATTCCGAAAAATGTTCCTAA
- the hisH gene encoding imidazole glycerol phosphate synthase subunit HisH, whose product MKIIIIKYPAGNVQSVLFSLERIGVDAFVTDSIESIKNAEKVILPGVGEANFAMKYLKEKKLDIILSKLEQPVLGICLGMQLLCKYSEESSTNCIGIFDLLIKKFQSENKNHKIPQIGWNTIDTLKGPLFENIPDGSYQYFVHSYYAPLGKYTIAKTDYIVSYSSALQKKNFYAVQFHPEKSSYVGHKILENFIRL is encoded by the coding sequence ATGAAAATAATTATTATAAAATATCCTGCTGGAAATGTACAATCTGTACTTTTTTCTTTAGAAAGAATAGGAGTAGATGCTTTCGTAACGGACTCTATAGAGTCTATTAAAAATGCAGAAAAAGTAATTTTACCTGGTGTAGGAGAAGCTAATTTTGCTATGAAATATTTGAAAGAAAAGAAATTGGATATTATTTTATCTAAATTGGAACAACCAGTATTAGGAATATGTTTAGGAATGCAATTATTATGTAAATATTCAGAAGAAAGTAGTACTAATTGTATAGGAATTTTTGATTTATTAATAAAAAAATTTCAATCAGAAAATAAAAATCATAAAATTCCTCAAATTGGTTGGAATACTATTGATACACTAAAAGGCCCATTATTTGAAAATATTCCAGATGGAAGTTATCAATATTTTGTACATAGTTATTATGCTCCTTTAGGAAAATATACTATAGCTAAAACAGATTATATAGTTTCTTATAGTTCAGCACTACAAAAAAAAAATTTTTATGCTGTACAATTTCATCCAGAAAAATCTTCTTATGTGGGACATAAAATATTAGAAAACTTTATAAGATTATAA
- the hisG gene encoding ATP phosphoribosyltransferase — protein sequence MDKLKIAIQKSGRLYDDSIKLLKDCSIEVNIGIDKLKTTALNFPLEILFLRDDDIPQYLEDGVADIGIVGKNVLLEKRKKIKIKETLGFGKCRLAIAIPKSLVYKEINDLNGKIIATSYPFLVREFFEKKYIKAEIHEISGAVEIAPGIGLADCICDLVSSGSTLFMNGLKEVETILQSEAVLASNLHLGEPQNIIMKKLLFRIRSVKKAKNHKYILLNVSNEHLEKIISHLPGIKSLVIFPLENSKCSSVHFVVNENNFWRIIENLKALGAQDILVLPIEKIIL from the coding sequence ATGGATAAACTTAAAATAGCTATTCAAAAATCAGGGCGTCTTTATGACGACTCCATCAAATTACTTAAAGATTGTAGTATAGAGGTTAATATTGGAATAGACAAATTAAAAACAACAGCTCTTAATTTTCCACTAGAAATACTTTTTTTACGTGATGATGATATTCCTCAATATTTAGAAGATGGAGTAGCCGATATAGGAATTGTTGGAAAAAATGTTCTTTTGGAAAAAAGAAAAAAAATAAAAATCAAAGAAACTTTAGGATTTGGAAAATGTCGTCTTGCTATTGCAATTCCTAAATCTTTAGTTTATAAAGAAATAAATGATTTAAATGGAAAAATAATCGCTACAAGTTATCCATTTTTGGTTAGAGAATTTTTCGAAAAGAAATATATAAAAGCAGAAATTCACGAAATTTCTGGAGCTGTAGAAATTGCCCCTGGAATAGGATTAGCCGATTGTATTTGTGATTTGGTAAGTAGTGGATCTACACTTTTTATGAATGGATTAAAAGAAGTAGAAACAATTCTTCAATCTGAAGCTGTTTTAGCATCTAATCTTCATTTAGGAGAACCACAAAATATCATAATGAAAAAATTATTATTTCGGATTCGATCTGTAAAAAAAGCTAAAAATCATAAATATATTCTTTTAAACGTCTCTAATGAACATTTAGAAAAAATAATATCTCATCTTCCAGGAATTAAAAGTCTAGTTATTTTTCCATTAGAAAATTCAAAATGCAGTTCTGTACATTTTGTAGTAAATGAAAATAATTTTTGGAGAATTATAGAAAATTTAAAAGCACTTGGAGCACAAGATATATTAGTACTTCCAATAGAAAAAATTATACTTTAA
- a CDS encoding exodeoxyribonuclease III, which yields MKIISYNINGIRSGINKGLSNWIEINQPDILCFQEIKAFPEQIDTSIFDNLGYYHYWYPSTKKKGYSGVGILCKKRPNHIEYGIGIDSIDQEGRILRIDLKKISVINIYIPSGIDMENRLNFKFYFMDNFIFYIEKMKKKLTNLIICGDYNICHKKIDIYDPIKNHKNSGFLPKERKWMSDFLNLGFIDSFRNYVKESKHYSWWSYRYNSKKNNKGWRIDYIMVSSFLKKKMINAYLLPEIKYSDHCPTVLEIEINK from the coding sequence ATGAAAATTATTAGTTATAATATTAATGGAATTAGATCTGGAATAAATAAAGGTTTATCCAATTGGATTGAAATAAATCAACCAGATATTTTATGTTTTCAAGAAATAAAAGCTTTTCCGGAACAAATAGATACCAGTATATTTGATAATTTGGGTTATTATCATTATTGGTATCCTTCAACAAAAAAAAAAGGATATAGTGGAGTAGGTATTTTATGTAAAAAAAGACCAAATCATATAGAATATGGAATAGGAATTGATTCTATTGATCAAGAAGGAAGAATATTACGAATAGATTTAAAAAAAATATCCGTGATAAATATTTATATACCATCAGGAATAGATATGGAAAATAGATTAAATTTTAAATTTTATTTTATGGATAATTTCATTTTTTATATAGAAAAAATGAAAAAAAAATTAACAAATCTTATTATTTGTGGAGATTATAATATTTGTCATAAAAAAATAGATATTTATGATCCTATAAAAAATCATAAAAATTCTGGCTTTTTGCCAAAAGAAAGAAAATGGATGAGTGATTTTTTAAATTTAGGATTTATAGATAGTTTTAGAAACTATGTTAAAGAATCTAAACATTATAGTTGGTGGAGTTATCGTTATAATTCAAAAAAAAATAATAAAGGTTGGAGAATTGATTATATAATGGTTAGCAGTTTTTTAAAAAAAAAAATGATTAATGCATATTTATTACCTGAAATAAAATATTCGGATCATTGTCCAACTGTATTAGAAATAGAAATAAATAAATGA
- the hisD gene encoding histidinol dehydrogenase, which yields MNIQVYMQPSFNTWKYIIKRPIKNISILTDSVTPIINNVKKYGDLALKTYTKKYDNFNLKYIQVTEEDINKANIKISNCLKKSIEIAYKNIKFFHQKQIHEESKIEVLPGIICWRKSVPIEKVGFYIPGGSAPLLSTVLMLGIPGKLAGCENIILCSPPNKNGEIHPSILYTAKYIGIKQIYKIGGAQAIAAMAYGTESIPSVYKIFGPGNSYVTIAKQIVSQNGIVSIDIPAGPSEIVILADNTANPEYVASDLLSQSEHDIESYIILVTINESWWIEKVKSELKKQLINLSYRKNIMKKAFEKSKIIVFDSLEEGINLINEIAPEHLIINCNNAIYWSNKIKNAGSIFLGNYSPISIGDYATGPNHVLPTYGYAKSYSGVSVDSFIKKITFQKISKKGLRNLSKCVDVLSSEEGLIAHKKSINIRLKK from the coding sequence ATGAATATTCAAGTTTATATGCAACCTTCATTCAATACGTGGAAATATATTATAAAAAGACCTATAAAAAATATTTCCATATTAACTGATTCAGTTACTCCTATTATAAATAATGTAAAAAAATATGGAGATTTAGCTTTAAAAACCTATACAAAAAAATATGATAATTTTAATCTTAAATATATTCAAGTAACGGAAGAAGATATTAATAAAGCAAATATAAAAATTTCAAATTGTTTAAAAAAATCTATTGAAATAGCATATAAAAACATCAAATTTTTTCATCAAAAACAAATACATGAAGAATCTAAAATTGAGGTACTACCAGGAATTATTTGTTGGAGAAAATCAGTTCCTATAGAAAAAGTAGGTTTTTATATACCTGGAGGATCCGCTCCTTTATTATCTACTGTATTAATGTTAGGAATTCCAGGTAAGTTAGCAGGATGTGAAAATATCATTTTATGTTCACCTCCAAATAAAAATGGAGAAATCCATCCATCTATTTTATACACAGCTAAATATATAGGTATTAAACAAATATATAAAATAGGAGGAGCTCAAGCAATAGCTGCCATGGCATATGGTACAGAAAGTATACCATCAGTTTATAAAATATTTGGACCAGGTAATTCTTATGTAACAATAGCTAAACAAATTGTATCTCAAAACGGAATTGTTTCTATTGATATACCTGCAGGTCCTTCAGAAATTGTTATATTAGCCGATAATACAGCTAATCCAGAATATGTAGCTTCCGATTTACTTTCTCAATCAGAACATGATATAGAAAGTTATATTATTTTAGTTACTATAAATGAATCTTGGTGGATAGAAAAAGTAAAAAGTGAATTAAAAAAACAATTAATTAATCTATCCTATAGAAAAAATATTATGAAAAAGGCTTTTGAAAAAAGCAAAATCATTGTTTTTGATTCTTTGGAAGAAGGGATCAACTTGATTAATGAAATTGCTCCAGAACATCTTATTATTAATTGTAATAATGCTATTTATTGGAGTAATAAAATAAAAAATGCTGGTTCAATATTCTTAGGAAATTATTCTCCAATTAGTATTGGGGATTATGCTACTGGTCCTAATCATGTACTTCCTACATATGGTTATGCTAAATCTTATAGTGGAGTATCTGTAGATAGTTTTATTAAAAAAATAACTTTTCAAAAAATTTCCAAAAAAGGATTACGAAATTTATCAAAATGTGTTGATGTATTGTCTTCTGAAGAAGGATTAATAGCACATAAAAAATCCATTAATATTAGATTAAAAAAATGA
- the hisF gene encoding imidazole glycerol phosphate synthase subunit HisF, whose amino-acid sequence MLVKRIIPCLDIKNGRIVKGVNFNNLKDAGDPIIMSHWYTKQGADELIFLDITATNEKRKTLFSLVKEISRYINIPFTVGGGIMEEKDVELLLNAGADKISINTAAFKSPKILEVLSRRFGSQSIVLAIDTKYDKNEWWVYLNGGRISTRKKTLDWAKEGVNRGAGEILLTSINHDGMKNGFALDITKKISDLLSIPIIASGGAGKLEDFYQVFKNGNADAALAASIFHYREIEIPNLKYYLNYHNIPVRTNK is encoded by the coding sequence ATGTTAGTTAAACGTATTATCCCATGTTTAGATATTAAAAATGGAAGGATTGTCAAAGGAGTTAATTTTAATAATTTAAAAGATGCTGGAGATCCAATAATAATGAGTCATTGGTATACAAAACAAGGTGCAGATGAATTAATATTTTTAGATATCACAGCTACAAATGAAAAAAGAAAAACATTATTTTCTTTAGTGAAAGAAATTTCTCGTTATATTAATATTCCTTTTACTGTTGGAGGAGGTATTATGGAAGAAAAAGACGTAGAATTATTATTAAATGCAGGAGCAGATAAAATATCTATTAATACAGCTGCTTTTAAAAGTCCAAAAATTTTAGAAGTTCTTTCTAGAAGATTTGGTAGTCAATCTATTGTTTTAGCTATTGATACAAAATACGATAAAAATGAATGGTGGGTATATTTAAATGGAGGCAGAATTTCAACTAGAAAAAAAACTTTAGATTGGGCTAAAGAAGGAGTAAATAGAGGGGCAGGAGAAATATTATTAACTTCAATAAATCATGATGGGATGAAAAATGGATTTGCTTTAGATATAACTAAAAAAATTTCAGATCTACTTTCTATACCTATTATTGCTTCAGGTGGAGCTGGTAAATTAGAAGATTTTTATCAAGTTTTTAAAAATGGGAATGCAGATGCAGCATTAGCTGCTAGTATTTTTCATTATAGAGAAATCGAAATTCCTAATTTAAAATATTATTTAAATTATCATAATATACCTGTGAGAACTAATAAATAA
- the tilS gene encoding tRNA lysidine(34) synthetase TilS yields MEYKLYDTLFLEKLIKDFSIENKNVCVAVSGGLDSMVLLNLLLHISCNLKKITLSVAHCNFSLRNKESNEDEYFVRNFCIKKNISYHIKRFNTLDFSKKKKISIQMAARKLRYDWFEELLEINSYEYIALGHHFNDSIETFFINMMRGTGIKGLLGIPIKNKKFIRPLSDFTKKEILHYAKIKNIKWRLDNSNKEYKYLRNKIRLITSTFSNSFYKGVKKSMEYLYQENSFIEIEIKKINKDITVEKQSNPFLWKIEYKKIKNLQPLSFYLFKLFFPYGFSNVENLKHLIYAQSGKQLISKRYRIIKNRNYWILIENHFFDKKDNGYVIQDIQFGNLKYLPIDIQFIINPSLKKENTKNMSFIDFDKIKFPLELRTWKKGDYFFPLNMKGKKKLSKYYKEKKFSLLEKKQIWLLINGNGDIILVIGNRLDDRFKVTKKTKKY; encoded by the coding sequence ATGGAATATAAATTATATGATACTTTATTTTTAGAAAAATTAATAAAAGATTTTTCAATTGAAAATAAAAATGTTTGTGTTGCTGTAAGTGGAGGATTAGATAGTATGGTACTTCTAAATTTATTACTTCATATTTCTTGTAATCTTAAAAAAATAACATTAAGTGTAGCTCATTGTAATTTTTCCCTAAGAAATAAAGAATCTAATGAAGATGAATATTTTGTCAGGAATTTTTGTATAAAAAAAAATATTTCATATCATATTAAACGATTTAATACTTTGGATTTTTCTAAAAAAAAAAAAATATCCATACAAATGGCTGCTAGAAAACTTAGGTATGATTGGTTTGAAGAATTATTAGAAATAAATTCATATGAATATATAGCTTTAGGGCATCATTTTAACGATTCTATTGAAACCTTTTTTATTAATATGATGAGAGGAACAGGAATTAAAGGATTGTTAGGAATACCTATAAAAAACAAAAAATTTATTCGTCCTCTTTCTGATTTTACTAAAAAAGAAATTTTACATTATGCTAAAATAAAAAATATCAAATGGAGATTAGATAACAGTAATAAAGAATATAAATATTTAAGAAATAAAATTCGCTTAATAACATCTACTTTTTCTAATTCTTTTTATAAGGGGGTAAAAAAAAGTATGGAATATCTTTATCAGGAAAATTCTTTTATAGAGATAGAAATAAAAAAAATAAATAAAGATATTACAGTAGAAAAACAAAGTAATCCATTTTTATGGAAGATAGAATACAAAAAAATAAAAAATTTACAACCATTATCATTTTATTTATTTAAATTATTTTTTCCATATGGATTTTCTAATGTAGAAAATTTAAAACATCTTATTTATGCACAATCTGGAAAACAACTAATTTCAAAAAGATATCGTATTATTAAAAATAGGAATTATTGGATTTTAATAGAAAATCATTTTTTTGATAAAAAAGATAATGGTTACGTTATACAGGATATACAATTTGGAAATTTAAAATATTTACCTATTGATATACAATTTATTATAAATCCTTCACTAAAAAAAGAAAATACGAAAAATATGTCATTCATCGATTTTGATAAAATTAAATTTCCTTTAGAATTAAGAACATGGAAAAAAGGAGATTACTTTTTTCCTTTAAACATGAAAGGTAAAAAAAAATTAAGTAAATATTATAAAGAAAAAAAATTTTCTCTTTTGGAAAAAAAACAAATATGGTTATTGATTAATGGAAATGGAGATATTATTTTGGTTATAGGAAATCGATTAGATGATAGATTCAAAGTAACAAAAAAAACAAAAAAATATTAG
- the hisA gene encoding 1-(5-phosphoribosyl)-5-[(5-phosphoribosylamino)methylideneamino]imidazole-4-carboxamide isomerase, protein MNIIAAIDLIDGKCVRLTQGDYKRKKIYNKDPLDMAYLLEDHGISRLHLVDLDGAKKGKVIHWNILEKIAKYTHLIIDFGGGIHSEEDVRIVFENGGNMVTIGSIAVKNPFLLKKWIQIYGKDKILLGVDVKDYKIATNGWTKFHKIPFWDFLEEKNFHGIKKFFCTDISKDGGLSGPSLSLYKNIIHRFPNIELIASGGIRNMSDIKILYDLGCHGVIIGKAIYENKISLSELRNWEDGDKKLK, encoded by the coding sequence ATGAATATTATTGCAGCTATAGATCTTATTGATGGAAAATGTGTTCGTTTAACACAAGGAGACTATAAAAGAAAAAAAATTTATAATAAAGATCCATTAGATATGGCCTATTTATTAGAAGATCATGGAATATCTAGATTACACTTAGTAGATTTAGATGGAGCAAAAAAAGGGAAAGTCATTCATTGGAATATTTTGGAAAAAATTGCAAAATATACACATCTAATCATTGATTTTGGAGGTGGAATTCATTCCGAAGAAGATGTACGTATTGTATTTGAGAATGGAGGGAATATGGTTACTATTGGAAGTATAGCTGTAAAAAATCCATTTCTTCTCAAAAAATGGATTCAAATTTATGGAAAAGATAAAATACTTCTTGGAGTGGATGTTAAGGATTATAAAATTGCTACTAATGGATGGACAAAATTTCATAAAATTCCTTTTTGGGATTTTTTAGAAGAAAAAAATTTTCATGGAATAAAAAAATTTTTTTGTACGGATATATCTAAAGATGGAGGTCTTTCTGGACCATCTTTATCCTTATATAAGAATATCATTCATAGGTTTCCAAATATTGAACTTATTGCAAGTGGAGGAATAAGAAATATGTCCGATATCAAAATATTGTATGATTTAGGTTGTCATGGAGTAATTATTGGAAAAGCTATATATGAAAATAAAATATCGTTATCGGAACTTAGAAATTGGGAAGATGGTGATAAAAAATTAAAATAA
- the hisB gene encoding bifunctional histidinol-phosphatase/imidazoleglycerol-phosphate dehydratase HisB → MKKILFIDRDGTIIQENPPNYQIDTIEKVNFFPRVIFFLTKIVNELDYDLVMVTNQDGLGTEKFPEKNFWPIHNHILKILKTEGIHFFSIHIDRTIPEEYSSTRKPGIGMLTSYFHSDYDLSNSFVIGDRITDVLLANNLGCKSIWINENNHYVSEKEFSIEKKILKKKIVLKTDNWKNVYEYLKYVSNKKLIKHRRKTLETDVKITIQLYGEGKSDIKTGLGFFDHLLEQISFHSMIDMNIHTNGDLNIDEHHTIEDTAIALGEVFNQSIIDKRGIERYGFFSIPMDDSLATVILDLGGRSELSWKTNFLSEKIGQVPTEMFIHFFKSFSSSAKCNIHIYATGKNDHHKIESIFKAFARAIKMAIKKNNIKKLPSSKGLL, encoded by the coding sequence ATGAAAAAAATATTGTTTATTGATAGAGATGGAACAATAATTCAAGAAAATCCTCCTAATTATCAAATTGATACTATCGAAAAGGTTAATTTTTTTCCAAGAGTTATATTTTTTTTAACTAAAATAGTTAATGAATTGGATTATGATTTAGTTATGGTAACTAACCAAGATGGATTAGGTACTGAAAAATTTCCTGAAAAAAATTTTTGGCCTATCCATAATCATATATTAAAGATATTAAAAACAGAAGGAATTCATTTTTTTTCTATTCATATAGATAGAACTATTCCAGAAGAATATTCTTCTACCAGAAAACCAGGAATAGGAATGCTTACTTCTTATTTTCATTCGGATTATGATCTTTCCAATTCTTTTGTTATTGGAGATAGAATAACGGATGTTTTATTAGCAAATAATTTAGGATGTAAGTCCATATGGATCAATGAAAATAATCATTATGTATCCGAAAAAGAATTTTCCATAGAAAAAAAAATTTTAAAAAAAAAAATAGTTTTGAAAACTGATAATTGGAAAAATGTTTACGAATATTTAAAATATGTATCTAATAAAAAATTGATTAAACATCGAAGAAAAACATTAGAAACAGATGTAAAAATCACTATTCAACTTTATGGAGAAGGAAAATCAGATATAAAAACAGGATTAGGTTTTTTTGATCATCTTTTAGAACAAATTTCTTTTCATAGTATGATAGATATGAATATTCACACCAACGGAGACTTAAATATAGATGAACATCACACTATAGAAGATACTGCAATTGCTTTAGGAGAAGTTTTTAATCAATCTATTATAGATAAAAGAGGAATAGAACGTTATGGTTTTTTTTCTATTCCTATGGATGATTCTTTAGCTACAGTAATATTGGATCTTGGAGGTAGAAGTGAATTATCTTGGAAAACCAATTTTTTAAGTGAAAAGATTGGTCAAGTTCCTACAGAAATGTTTATCCATTTTTTTAAATCTTTTTCTTCTTCTGCAAAATGTAATATTCATATTTATGCTACAGGAAAAAATGATCATCATAAGATAGAATCTATTTTTAAAGCTTTCGCTAGAGCTATTAAAATGGCTATAAAAAAAAACAATATTAAAAAATTGCCTAGTTCTAAAGGCCTATTATAA